In Quercus lobata isolate SW786 chromosome 12, ValleyOak3.0 Primary Assembly, whole genome shotgun sequence, a genomic segment contains:
- the LOC115971545 gene encoding uncharacterized protein LOC115971545 has translation MDPRYCEERLRDEVIYLHSLWHQGPPPRPTPTPTPPPLYHTPTPTFYYQQQHTPTPTPPLPIPNPNPTPHYPLYHHQRHYHQPHPIPQPQPQTQQQQPLFTQTGKRFRESDPPPDSGPEWPRLKDPPPQTSSGSAWPPMKKRTLPTATTTATTTTTQPLSAESQAYQIQHKAFQPCRAFLLVKDEDGDEASQDGSSSSSENEQVDEEEEEEDDELSFFFKLFSEDSELRGYYLKNRDNGEFYCLVCGAIGKKAWKKFKGCVSLLHHSTSILKTKRKRAHRAFAQVVCKLLGWDFHRIPNIVFKPQPLQLQGGPEGIADDSKDDSDDVKKDNAAASVNGIEQFDNSISVVTVCNGENANPNHPQHTPISIPNPNSSPHYPLHHHHHLAPFPQSQSQPPTQTRKRVGESDPPLDSGPEWPCPQDPPPETSSGWHSMKKPVSTLQPLSAEDQAGQMQYKALQHCREFLLARNEDKDKTSEDGNSEEDEEELCFFLKLFSEDRELRSYYEKCYESGDFYCLVCCGTGKTVWKKFKGCVGLLQHSTSILKTKRKHAHRAFAQVICKVLGWDLHRLPTRLGSSSASHYCVGLPQLQGGPPEIADDSKDDDDVVKKVNAAACVNGNIGETNAVSVAASSGEVAAASVNGIEQLENSTSVITVSNGEKAFSINGNSNSGENMVSVDGDHSDAIGKEGF, from the exons ATGGATCCTCGTTATTGTGAAGAAAGGCTGAGAGATGAGGTAATCTACCTTCACTCTCTGTGGCACCAAGGCCCTCCACCAagacccacacccacacccacacctcCACCTTTGTATCACACTCCGACCCCCACTTTCTATTACCAACAACAACACACTCCAACTCCAACTCCTCCTCTTCCTATTCCTAATCCAAACCCCACTCCCCATTATCCATTGTATCACCATCAACGCCATTACCACCAACCCCATCCTAtcccacaaccacaaccacaaacacaacaacaacaaccctTGTTCACCCAAACAGGAAAGAGATTCAGAGAGTCCGACCCGCCTCCTGATTCGGGTCCCGAATGGCCACGCCTCAAAGACCCACCTCCCCAAACTTCATCTGGGTCTGCTTGGCCTCCCATGAAGAAGCGCACACTgccaacagcaacaacaacagcGACAACGACAACAACTCAACCCTTATCGGCCGAAAGCCAGGCCTATCAAATTCAGCACAAGGCTTTCCAACCTTGCCGTGCATTTCTCCTCGTCAAGgatgaagatggagatgaaGCTAGCCAAGATGGGAGTTCTTCATCTTCGGAAAATGAACAAGttgatgaagaggaagaagaagaagacgacgaattgagtttcttttttaagttgTTTTCGGAGGACAGTGAGTTGAGGGGTTACTATTTGAAAAACCGTGATAATGGAGAGTTTTATTGTCTTGTTTGTGGTGCAATAGGAAAGAAGGCGTGGAAAAAATTCAAGGGTTGTGTTAGCCTTCTTCACCATTCCACTTCTATTTTGAAGACTAAGAGAAAACGGGCTCATAGGGCTTTTGCTCAGGTTGTTTGTAAGcttcttggttgggattttcatcggATTCCCAATATTGTCTTCAAACCTCAGCCTCTGCAGCTCCAG GGTGGCCCTGAGGGAATTGCTGATGATAGTAAGGATGACTCTGATGATGTTAAAAAGGATAATGCAGCAGCCTCTGTCAATGGTATTGAACAATTTGACAATTCAATCTCCGTTGTCACTGTCTGTAATGGTGAAAATGCAAACCCCAATCATCCCCAACACACTCCAATTTCTATTCCTAATCCAAACTCCAGTCCCCATTATCCATTGCATCACCATCACCACCTAGCCCCATTCCCACAATCTCAATCCCAACCCCCCACCCAAACAAGAAAGAGAGTTGGAGAGTCTGACCCGCCACTGGATTCAGGTCCCGAGTGGCCTTGCCCCCAAGACCCGCCTCCTGAAACATCATCTGGTTGGCATTCCATGAAGAAACCTGTTTCCACTCTTCAACCCTTATCGGCTGAAGACCAAGCCGGCCAAATGCAGTACAAGGCATTACAACACTGCCGTGAATTTCTCCTCGCTAGAAATGAAGACAAAGATAAAACTAGCGAAGATGGGAAttctgaagaagatgaagaagaattGTGCTTCTTTCTGAAGTTGTTTTCAGAGGACAGGGAGTTGAGGAGTTACTATGAGAAGTGCTATGAAAGTGGGGATTTTTATTGTCTTGTTTGTTGTGGAACAGGGAAGACGGTGTGGAAAAAGTTCAAGGGTTGTGTTGGCCTTCTTCAGCATTCCACTTCTATTTTGAAGACTAAGAGAAAGCATGCTCATAGGGCTTTTGCTCAGGTTATTTGTAAGGTTCTAGGTTGGGATCTTCATCGGCTTCCCACTAGGTTGGGTTCTTCATCGGCTTCCCACTATTGTGTTGGCCTTCCGCAGCTCCAG GGTGGCCCTCCGGAAATTGCTGATGATAgtaaagatgatgatgatgttgttaaAAAGGTTAATGCAGCTGCCTGTGTGAATGGCAATATTGGTGAAACTAATGCAGTTTCTGTTGCTGCTAGTAGTGGTGAAGTCGCAGCAGCCTCTGTCAATGGTATTGAACAACTTGAAAATTCAACCTCTGTCATCACTGTCAGTAATGGTGAAAAAGCATTTTCTATTAATGGTAATAGTAATAGTGGTGAAAATATGGTCTCTGTTGATGGTGATCACAGCGATGCAATTGGTAAAGAAGGTTTTTGA